A window of Rhinatrema bivittatum chromosome 2, aRhiBiv1.1, whole genome shotgun sequence contains these coding sequences:
- the LOC115085974 gene encoding zinc finger protein 583-like isoform X1 → MPVCTVSALINGQEEEKERSSASENVEPRDKKKDIHHRELNEKSEGNKMLSERDREETYSCSDWGKNCRNRSISKDTANNSPEYEQSASNSTYREEKQRNQTVDQRYMCDVSGIFLKDPVSLRSHQRSHTGERTFPCTYSGKTFSHKGEL, encoded by the exons ATGCCGGTGTGCACAGTCTCAGCTCTGATCAAtggacaggaggaggagaaggaacgCAGCAGTGCATCGG AAAATGTTGAGCCCAGGGACAAAAAGAAAGACATACATCACAGGGAACTCAATGAGAAGTCAGAAGGGAACAAAATGTTatcagaaagagacagagaggaaaCTTATTCATGTTCTGACTGGGGAAAAAACTGCAGGAATCGAAGCATCTCAAAAGATACAGCCAATAATTCTCCTGAGTATGAGCAAAGTGCCAGTAATAGCACATAcagagaggagaagcagagaaACCAGACTGTAGACCAAAGATATATGTGTGATGTAAGTGGGATATTCCTCAAGGATCCTGTATCTTTGAGATCACATCAAAGATCTCACACTGGGGAACGAACATTTCCATGTACATATAGTGGGAAAACCTTCAGTCACAAGGGAGAACTATAG